In Cololabis saira isolate AMF1-May2022 chromosome 4, fColSai1.1, whole genome shotgun sequence, one DNA window encodes the following:
- the LOC133442005 gene encoding claudin-4-like has protein sequence MVSAGMQILGIALSIIGWIGVIVACAIPQWRVTAFIGQNIVTAQTTWEGIWMTCVVQSTGQMQCKVYDSMLALSQDLQAARALTIVAILVGLMAMLLAVAGGKCTNCVEDEASKAKVCIAGGVMFIIAGVLCLVPVCWTAHSVVRDFYNPMLVSSQKDELGAALFIGWGASALLILGGGLLCANCPPKDNFSAKYSAPRSSAPKDYV, from the coding sequence ATGGTGTCGGCTGGAATGCAGATCCTGGGCATCGCCCTGTCCATCATCGGCTGGATCGGGGTTATCGTGGCCTGCGCCATCCCCCAGTGGAGGGTGACGGCCTTCATCGGCCAGAACATCGTCACGGCCCAGACCACGTGGGAGGGCATCTGGATGACCTGCGTGGTGCAGAGCACGGGCCAGATGCAGTGCAAGGTGTACGACTCCATGCTGGCGCTGTCGCAGGACCTGCAGGCGGCCCGCGCCCTGACCATCGTCGCCATCCTGGTGGGGCTCATGGCCATGCTGCTGGCCGTCGCCGGGGGCAAGTGCACCAACTGCGTGGAGGACGAGGCGTCCAAGGCCAAGGTGTGCATCGCGGGCGGGGTGATGTTCATCATCGCCGGCGTGCTGTGCCTGGTGCCCGTGTGCTGGACGGCCCACTCCGTGGTCAGGGACTTCTACAACCCCATGCTGGTCAGCTCCCAGAAGGACGAGCTGGGAGCGGCGCTCTTCATCGGCTGGGGGGCGTCCGCCCTGCTCATCCTGGGCGGCGGCCTGCTCTGCGCCAACTGCCCCCCCAAGGATAACTTTTCCGCCAAATACTCGGCCCCGCGTTCATCTGCACCCAAGGACTACGTCTGA